ATTCCACCAAATTTGCCTTGTTGTCCTCAAGTTCTGAGGGTAGTTGTTTACTTACACCCTTGGCAGGGTGAGTGTAAAACAGGTAAATGTTGTTCCTCTCTATTAGCTAAATAACTGATATCTTTGTgtcattttgatttacatttctttgagTGAGATTGAGTAGCTTTACCATCTTTTCTAATGTTTGTTGCCTCCCCCAACTGCCACCATTAAACAGTGGGGGAAATGTTTAGACATAGAAACCGCAGGGACCCAAAGGTGGGGGGATGGAAAGGGATAGGGGAaaaaggacagaggaaagaaagatcCCTAGGACAAACCaggcctcttccttcctctttctaggGCCTACCTGTCTACCTTCAACTGTGCACAGACAGATAGGAGCCGTGAGCAGAGGTATCGCACGTGCTTCCACACCAGGAAACGGAAACTCTTCTCCCTGCTCTCCCCACCAGAGCTGGGAGTTACCACCCCTGGAGCCTTTCCTTCCCCCTGCCCTTCCTCTGCATGCTTTCCCCCACTTCCttcccctgccccttctccttgaaacctttctcttcctcccttttttcctcttctttatctCCTAAGAGCTCTTCTCCCTCTTCTACTCCTTCTTACTCCTCTTTCCATCCTCTCTGTTTCCTAAGTCTCTCTCTGTCCTTTGAATGGTTATAGCAAGAACTTGAAATTTAATTTGTAGATTGTTACACTGTAGTTATTAAAGCTTTATGTCCTCTTTTCCTAAAATGCTGGTGGTCTAATTGAAagttgggtgttttttttttttgcttctctctaGATAAAAATAACATACATTAAGTAACTTTTATTTGTAACCCACTGTTGAAATGTCTTCAACCCATTAACtttgatttaaaaagcaaaacaaaacaacaacaaaaaccagttTCTTCTGACTTACTCTAAAGCTTTACATGTAAGTACTTAATAGACGAGCAGAATTTTAGCTAAAGTGTTAGTGTTAGTGGCtctgtcctgtccgactctttgcgaccccatggactgcagctcaccaggctcctctgtccatgagattttccaggcaaggacactggagtggggtgccattccctcctccaggggatcttcccaacccagggatcaaacccaggcctcctactctgcaggcagattctttactgactgagctacaagggaatttTAGCTCAACATTTTATAACTTTGATGTTGTCAGCCTAAACTAAATCTCTTTGAAGGAGAAAGATGTCATAGGATTGCATATCTGATATGATATTTTAATACAATGCTTAAAATTCCTTAATTGTTACAGTTGAGCAGTAAAAGTTcctcaaaaggaaaaggaaacgtTCACTCTTTACCTTTCCCTTTGGCAGATTCTCTTATGCTGAGGTCACCGTTTGTTAAGAGCAGACAGCTTCTTTACGATGACATTGGCAAAGTAAACCCGCGTCTTAGAGAACCCCAAgatctctttgcttttttctctggAAACGCGCTGCTGCAGGCTCCAAGGTGGCCAATAGAATGTGAGGTCATCAAGGAGAGCATTCATCATATTGGTAATGTGACTTAAGTGTCATGACCTTGCTGTTCTGATAGTCTGTATTATAGTTTTAAGTTCTATGCATACTAAAGTACAAGGCAGGACAGATTCACTATCTGTTAGCTCACTCTGAAATGTTTAAGCTCTGAGAAACTGATCCACACTCCCCAAAGTCAAAAGTTACACTAATGTTTAAATTTATCCAtaggtattttactctttttgatgcagttgtaaatgagaatgttgtcttaatttttctttcattattcgtgtatagaaatgcaatggaattttgtgtattgattttgtattttgcaaaatacaaaatttgTTAATAGTTCTAAcaagttttctgaatttgttactagttctaacagttttctgatagagtctttagggctttctatatataatatatgtcagtgatagttttacttcttacCTTTGTAatttaaagaacttttatttctttttcttgcctgattgctctggctaggatttccagtactatgttgaataaagtgGTCAGAGTAGGCATACTTGTTGTGCTcttgatcttaaaggaaaagctttcagcttttcactgttgagtatgatgttagctgtgggcttgacattcatggcttttattattttgaggtgaTCTGTCTATACCACCTTTCCTGAGAATTTTTGTCataaaggatgttgaattttcttcagatgctttttcttcacatgttgaaataatcatatgattttttttccatttatttttattagttggaggctaattactttacatcattgcagtggtttttgtcatacactgaaatgaattagccatggatttacatgtattccccatcccggtcccccctcccacctccctctccaccccatccctctgggtcttcccagtgcaccaggcctgagcacttgtcttatgcacccaacctgggctggtgatctgtttcaccctagataatatacatgtttcgatgctgttctcttgaaacatcccaccctcaccttctcccagagtccacaagtctgttctatacatcggagtctcttcttctgttttgcatgtagggttatcgttaccatctttctaaattccatatatatatgtgttagtatactgtaatgatctttatctttctggcttacttcgctctgtataatgggctccagtttcatccatctcattagaagtgattcaaatgaattctttttaatggctgagtaatattccatggtgtatatgtaccacagcttcctcatccattcgtctgctgatgggcatctaggttgcttccataatcatatgatttttatcctttattttgttaCTGTGATTTGATCACACTGGCTGATTTGTgaatgttgaaccatccttgcaaccctggaataaatcccacctgatcatggtgtgtgattcttttatgtattgttgaattcaatTGTGTCTTTATAGGCCCTTGGCTTTCATCAGTGGCTTCCTGTACTTAAAATGGCAGGAAGTTGCCCAAGTCCCATATGAGAAATCTTTCAGAGCTGAGTGTTAATGAAGAAACCTTGTTTCCTCTGAAGAAATTGGTATACTTGTTCCTTTATAGTAATAAGAAAAATGTAGCTGATCGTATTGTCCTGACTTGGAAGTTCAGGGACACATTTTGTAGAGTTGTTGCACCAActttctggcttatttttaaGTCTTATACTTCTGTTGTATAtgctttttgttaaaaatttctcCATAGTCTTTATAGAAAGAAGCAagatataattaatttacaaatacACGGGAAACTTAGGATTGGAATTTGATTTGATTCAACCAGACTAGCCATTTgaataatcattattttatatcAGTTATAATAAAGTaccttttatattatttcttattttatactttttcaatGCCTTCTTTCAGAATGGGTTCCACCTCAACCAGAATATTTCTATCAACCTacaggaaatgaaaagataccAGAAATtgtaggagaagaaaaaggcacaaTTGTCTATCAGTTAGATTCAGGTATTGTTATCACACCAAACAGTGAGTAATTAATCATGACCAAATTACAATAAacatattttctataataaaagttatttttaaaaatccatagttTAGTGGTAAACTGAGTGATAGCCCTGAAATTCATAACTGAtcagttttaaatgtttaatcactttttaaaaatgatagtaCCTTTTCTTAATACTTCTGAGTCCATTTCATATCTTCTTCTCTATTGTTCTTCCTGAAAATCAGATGTTGGATCTTTGGGgaatttctcatcttttctccacCTCCTATATTGTAGTGAGTACTTTGTAGTATGTGTATATGACTGTCATTTATGCTGTAGTTTCCTGCATTAATTTGCAGGCATCCTATTGGTAGAATTCATGTCTTTTATAAAAATGTGCTGGACACTGTACCCAAGAACaagatacatattcttttcaagggTACCTGGTAAATTCCCCAGGATATACCATACATAAGGTTATAAAGCGAGTCTTAGTGTGTTGAAAAGGACTGAAGTCATACAAAATATATTCTCTGACCACagcaaaattaaattagaaatcaacagcaaaatgaaatctgggaaatctacaaaatatttgcaaattaaataacacatttctcTTAAGTAACCTACAGgttaaagaaaacataagcattcaaaaatattttgaactgatagaaaataaaaccacatatCAGAATTTATGAGATGTAGCTAAAGCATTGCATGGTCAGTTTACGACTTTAAagcctgtatttaaaaaaaaggaagatttcaAATCAATTACCTAAGCCTCCACCATAAtaagttagaaaaataagagcaaactACATCCAAAGTGAGCCaaaggggacttctctggtgatccagtggttaagagtctgcctaccaacgcaggggacatgggtttgacggtccaggaagatcccgcatgccaccgAATAAcagcctgtgagccgcaactgctgagcctgtggtCTGGAGCCCAGGCCCAGCAACGAGAGCccccacggcagtgagaagcccgccgcgcagtgaagagcagcccctgctgaCCGCAACTGGAGCAAGCCCGTGTGTGGCAGCAGACGTCCAGCACAGCCATAAGTGAATAAGAGTTTCTTTAaagcagcagaaggaaggaagtaatAAAGAGGGAAATGGAAGTCAGGGAAATAGAACAGTGACGTAGGAAATCAGACCAAGGGTTGGTGTTTTTGGAGAcatcaacaaaatggacaaaactttagccagaccaaccaaggaaaaaggagaggagacACAAATGATCAAAATTAGGAGTGAAAGGGGACACAGATACCAACTCTACAGAGATCAAAACAAGTACAAGGTAATGCTAAGCTAGCAAATTAACACAGACGGAGGAAAAGTTGCTGGGAAAAAAACAGGTATTATCAAAACCGCCTTAGGAAGAAGTAAAAAGTCTAAATAGATTATAACAaagaaactgaatcagtaattcAGAATCTTCCTGGGAAGAAATCCCTGGCACAGATGGCATAACAGGATTTATTTGAATTGTACCGAACATCTAAAGATGAAATAGCCCTAATTCTTCAAAAACTTTGGAAACAGAAGAAGGGGAAACATTTCCTACCTCTTCTTGTGAAGCCAGTATTCAAAGCCAGACAAAGGCATCACAAGAAAACTATAGGTCAGTATTCCTCATGAATATAAACGCAAAAATCCTCAACCAAATACcagcaaaccaaattcagcagCATATTGAAAGGACTGTACCCTGTGACCAGGAGAGACTTGTTAAAGGAAGCCGAGGGTGGTTCAACATAAGAAAATCGATGTGACAAACTACATTAAtagaacaaagaggaaaaaagctaCACAGTCGTCTCAGTCAGCACAACAAAAAGCACTGGACAAAATCCAACCTTTCATGATAGCGTTCTGAAAACTGGAAATCGAGAATTTCCTCTGTTCAATATTCTTTACTGATATTGTATATTTATTGATAAGATATTTATGGAAAGGATGAATCAACTTCAAACTCACTAACACAGCCGTAACAACAGTAGAGACAGTAACAAGTGCTGGGGAGGATGTGAAGCAGATGGTAATAGTAACCTTGAAGGCAGAAAGGAGATGGCATGTTAAAGAACTGTGAATCAATAGATAGAAATGGTCAGAAGAGAAGTCACTTTTATTAAGAGGAGGAATATGTACGAAGTGCAATTAGTAGAAATGGAATGTCAGTCAATAAAATCATGGAGAGGGGGCTGAGAAACAGCAAGAGATAGGAAAGTGGAAGCTGCAATGGTTTACATTCCTACCACGAGAAAATCAAATGAGCGGCTGTCAGCAGCGAGGGCCCATCTGAGAGGTGGCTATacaccctctcctcccagctgccttgattttggactttcatCTCACTGTTTTGGCAAAACTTACTATATTCAGTGAGGTAGAAAAGATAAAGCAAACTACCTAGCTCCACTTTATGGAACGTCTGAGGAGGAGTTTGGGAGACTAAAATCTGAGATCAGGGGACTTCCGAGGCAGTCCAGGGTTGAGACTTTCCTTCCAACGTAGGGCGTGCAGGTTCAATCTGTGGTTGGGAAGCTAAGCTCTCACGTGCTTCGtagccaaaacagaaaacagaaaaaactattgtaacaaattaaataaggactttaaaaatggtccacattaaaaaaaattttttttaataaaatctgaGATTGTAAGTCAGATGACTTGAGTTATAAATAATAGGGGATGTATCACTCCTAGGACCTCAAGAAATTCTTGGTATCATAAGCCTGTGTTACCGTGGAGCCTGTTTTACTTCTTTACTTGTAGTCATTTTCAGTAAACCAGATGACCGTGCATCCCCATTGCATCATGGGTTCTATCCAGATGTATTTCTACAGAGGGAGAAACCCTGGCACTGAGAGCTCCTTTTCCTGATACGACAGCTTTTGTGGATTGTCCTGTTAATACACATTTGTGGCAGCTGTCTTGATCTTGCCTTTGGACTCATCAAGTGGAGTTAAGCCCACCCTACTGGaggaatgaggaaactgaaaactGGGAAGATGGGGCTCCGGGGAGATTCTGGGGGTTTGTTAGGAGTCCTAGAGCAACCACATGCTATAAGAAAGTTGTGGGTTAAATAAgaaagaggttttgtttttgagaCATGTTACTGTGGGCTATGAATTCAATCATTTTTAATGTTACCTAAGAGACTCAAGAAAATATTGAAATCCCTATATTAACGACATCTGGTTGCTGGTCTGTACATTGATTGTGGTTCCTTGAAAAGATTGAACAACATGGAACTCCAGCTCTTTAAATGGATTATATGTACTCTTGCTGCTTTCCCTGCTTTTACTTCCTCTGTGCTTTTACTCCCATTTTATACtcactttcttctttgctttcatttattatCCAAATTACTTACTCTCTAAGTCTCCACAGTGACAAGGTTTCATATAGAAGCAAAAGTCATAATGTGAATATATCTACTAATGAAGTAGAAGCAGGCCCTGTAcatatttctatttgtttaacGCATGTATCTATCCTGCCCCGTGGTCAGGATCTTTGTTGATGTCAATCATTTGTTGATTGGTAGATATTGCTAACATCTGACACATAATGCAAGTATAGTAAAAAATGATTGCAAAGTGAAATTATCCACATAAGTGATGCAAGATTGTATGAAGTCTGTGAATGTTAAATAATTACTTGCTTCACTTGCAAAGCCATTGACTACTGAGAATAtagaaatttcttatttaaataccCCTTGTTGTTAAACTAAAATAGTGCTGAACACAGAGAAGCTTAATAAACATATACTGGATAAATGGATTCTGAGTTGAACTTGGACTAAATATATCTATCTCATCCACAGTGCCCACCGAAGATTCCTATTTTACCAGTTCCAGAGTGGGAGGCAAACGGGGAATTATCAAGGAACTCTCTGTCTCCTTACAAGGACCAGAAGATAATACTCTGCTGTTTGAATCAAGGTTTGAGAGTGGGAACCTGCAGAAAGCTGTCAGAGTGTGAGTAACAGAGAGGAATTTCCCAAAGGGAtgaggactgaagtgactgagatgTGTCTTCAGGAATCATGTTAAGGAGCCAGGAGTGTTTttgtaaaagagaaaagtgaTTAGAGATGATGGTGAGGAcagtgaagaagaatgaaataattgtgACTCATATTttcctccaggaaaaaaaaattatccaagctTTTTTGTACTTCTAAAATAAATGAGTGCACATTTGAAATTTGCTTTATGGACCTGAAATAGACTgttagatatttctccagcaagcATGCCCTTATTCAAGATCGACAGAGAATTGCAGTTCGGGGTCTGCAGCCACAGGGAGCCAGGAAAGCCCTGTAATGCAGGGAGGCAGAACACTCTAACTGAGAGGAGAAGGAAGTTGGGAGACGTTAGTAAACAGAAAGTTCGCAGCTTGTCATTGGCTGCGTCTTTACCAGGAAGGAGAGTTCTTCCTGTTGGGCTCCACTGTCATTGCAGGGCTTGAGAGCGCCCCCTTGTGGTCTCCCAATTCTGTTTAATTAGGGTTTCTGTTCGTTAACTTTACAGTCTTAAtaaaaatgttgttgtttagttgctagcccaccaggctcctctgtccacgggattctccaggcaagaagactgaagtgggttgccatttccttcttcagggatctccccaacccagggatcaaacccacatctcttaagttagcaggtggattctttaccgctgaaccaccaaggaagctcctTAACAAATACCTAACATAAAAAGTTGAAGTCCCATAATCATACCTCCCAGATGCAGCAGCtgtttatatgtattaatttttgtgtatatacattaacttttttctcatgttttaaaaaacagtactcatactgtttttttttttaatacatactgTTTTGCATGTTGGCTTTTTCcacttaataaattttaaatgttttcttatggCCGTACCACAGATGCATCTCCTTATTTTTAATAGCTCATATTGTCCTATCGTATGGATACTCTATACCTTATTCAGCTTTTCCCCAACTGATGGGAAATGAAGATGTTTACAATTTTTGGCTTAATGAATGAATACCCTTATGCATTcgcatttttaaatattgatggtGTTATGAGACAAATCCTAGACATAAAATGGTTGGGTCAGGGTTTGATCACTTCAATAATGCTAGATTTTGTCCAGTTGTCCTCCTAGCATGATTTCAGTCCCCATCAGCAGCATTGAGAGTGCCTGTTTCCCAGCTCTGATATGCCAATGAGATGGAGGCAGAAGGGACGGCTTATTTTAGTTCGTACTTCATGAGTTATGCTTGTGGATGAGTATCTTTCCATGATCTCTGGCATTTGTATGTTGTCTTCTGCAAGTTCACCAAGGTGAAAGCTTTCCAGAAATGTCCTCTCATCTTTAAATAAGTGAGGATCAGATACATAAAGACAGCACAGAGGACTTGCAGGTCTCTTCCACAGAGATGATATCCAGAAAGCAGCTAACATCCAGCACTGGCTCTGGCTTCACTGCTGGTTACTGCACTTCAGAGAGAGGTGCTGAAGTGCTTAGAAACTGCTATTGGATGCTCTTGAAAGATAGCAGGGAGCTCACGGTGCTCCCCAGCATGCTATGCAGCAGTGTCAGCTTTGAGGCTCTTCCTATCCTGCTCCGAATAAGTTTTCTTTCCCCAAGTTCCTGCTAGCCTGATACATGAATTGGAAAACTAGggagaatagaaaataaatgtttgctacaGCAGGCTTTTCTGTTGTAGCAAGATCTGTTTTTATCAGGAgaaaacagtatttgttttttgagGGGCGAGTGGAGTTACAGAGAGATGCTTCTGTGTTCTCTATTCCAGAAACACCTACGAGTATGAACTCACCCTGAGAACTGACCTCTACACAAACAAGCACACTCAGTGGTTTTATTTTCGAGTTCAGAACACCAGGAAAGACGTCACCTATCGCTTCACCATCGTCAACTTGCTGAAACCCAAGAGCCTCTACACTGTAGGGATGAAGCCGCTCATGTACTCCCAGTTGGATGCCAGCACCCGCAGCATTGGCTGgcggagagaagggaaggaaatcaAGTACTACCGGGACAGCACCGGGGACGGCCAGCAGCCCTCTTACTGTCTCACGTGGACCGTTCAGTTTCCACATGACCAGGACACTTGCTTCTTTGCACACTTCTACCCGTACACGTACACTGACTTGCAGCGCTTCCTCCTGTCGGTGGCAAACAGCCCCATCAAATCTCAGTTCTGCAAACTCCGGACCTTATGTAGGAGCCTCGCAGGAAACAACGTCTACCTGCTCACCATCACCAACCCAGCTCGGACCCCTCAAGAGGCAGCTGCGAAGAAAGCTGTGGTCTTGACTGCCCGCGTGCACCCTGGGGAAAGTAACGGCTCCTGGATTATGAAAGGCTTTTTGGACTTCATCCTGAGCAACTCCCCAGATGCTCAGCTCCTCAGAGATATCTTTATCTTCAAAGTGGTCCCCATGTTAAATCCAGATGGAGTGATCGTGGGGAATTATCGGTGTTCGCTGGCTGGAAGGGATTTGAACCGGCATTATAAAACCATTCTGAAGGAGTCTTTCCCCTGCATCTGGCACACCAGGAATATGATCAAGAGGTGAGGCTTCTCCCCGTTGGTCTCACACTGTCAGCACTGTCTGATGTGTGCGACCTTTTCTGGTGGCACAGGAGGCAGGACTGGTTTGGGGGGCAGTCTTTAATGTTCTCTCTGTAGCCATGTGGGTTTGgtagttttcacattttaaaatcatgtctTATCTTTGGATTGAAACTAAACATGCAGTATTTCACTAGAGGTGTTTCACCTAAGTGAAATGACTGAATGTAAAAGGTCAAAAGTCAGGGAGTTCGTAAGTCTTCGTGATGAGACTTGTATGATAAGAATAACAGTACTTGACCATTCGTCAGCTCTTGTGTACAACAGGCAGCATTCGCAGCGCTTCCCACCTGACCGGTTAGTCTCACGTTCGCCCTGTGAGGTGGGCACCGTCAGTGTCACCATTTTGTATGTGATGAGGAAGGGAAGGCCCGGAAAAGCtgagaaacttgcccaaggtcatacagctagttCTCTGGTTGCAGAGTCTGAATTCCTTGTTATCCTCttataaagaaagaataataaatcaATTTGCATTTTCTGAGCCAATGTAAAAGTAGTTGAAGACTAATGATACAATAGCACCCACCTTAAAGGAGCTTCCGTTTCACTGGACCTGAAATTGCAGCGCATAAGACTCACACGCCTTCTCGCCGTATCTGTGTGAACGGCTGAGAAGAGCTTTGGGTTGATAGACAGAATGGCTCAGAGTGTATATTGGCGTTGGGCAGGCCTGGCTGTGAGACCTGGTTTTACTACTGTGACCAcggaagcctcagttttcttgtctgtagagtggggataataatacctgcaaatggtaacccactccagtactcttgcctggagaatcccatggacggaggagcctggtagactacagtccacggggtcgcaaagagtcggacacgactgagcgacttcactttcactttgggtggTTACTGTGAGGCTTAAATGAGATAGTGCATGTTATCTACTTAGCACAGTCCCCTGCATGTTAAAGATGTGGCATTGTTACCATCATCACCGAGAAGGTGACTGTGTTTGGAAGACTGAGTAGGTGTCCTGGTCATCCAGAGACAGGAGCTGAGTCTTAGAGGAACTAACCCCGGAATGTCAGAAACCACAGCTGTCTTTGGT
This sequence is a window from Odocoileus virginianus isolate 20LAN1187 ecotype Illinois chromosome 10, Ovbor_1.2, whole genome shotgun sequence. Protein-coding genes within it:
- the AGBL2 gene encoding cytosolic carboxypeptidase 2 isoform X4, whose protein sequence is MRVSLTVFSIPCRSNMFPALDTELKQETLPDPYEDFMRYHLQYYGYYKGPTCLPSTVHRQIGAVSRDSLMLRSPFVKSRQLLYDDIGKVNPRLREPQDLFAFFSGNALLQAPRWPIECEVIKESIHHIEWVPPQPEYFYQPTGNEKIPEIVGEEKGTIVYQLDSDVGSLGNFSSFLHLLYCMPTEDSYFTSSRVGGKRGIIKELSVSLQGPEDNTLLFESRFESGNLQKAVRVNTYEYELTLRTDLYTNKHTQWFYFRVQNTRKDVTYRFTIVNLLKPKSLYTVGMKPLMYSQLDASTRSIGWRREGKEIKYYRDSTGDGQQPSYCLTWTVQFPHDQDTCFFAHFYPYTYTDLQRFLLSVANSPIKSQFCKLRTLCRSLAGNNVYLLTITNPARTPQEAAAKKAVVLTARVHPGESNGSWIMKGFLDFILSNSPDAQLLRDIFIFKVVPMLNPDGVIVGNYRCSLAGRDLNRHYKTILKESFPCIWHTRNMIKRLLEEREVLLYCDLHGHSRKNNIFLYGCGNTDRQFWLHERVFPLMLSKNAPDKFSFHSCNFKVQKCKEGTGRVVMWRMGILNSYTMESTFGGSTLGNKRDTHFTTEDLKSLGYHVCDTLLDFCDPDRTKFMQCLAELKELLQQEIHKKFKELGQDMDLERSWSDISLSDIESSTSGSDSSLSDGLPAHLLNIADELNQKKMMYKKKKKPLKSRKQRNKQYQKNTLMLDSEITEDAPERARFPSLQKHPAFFRTSENASSSVINNEKPRLSKSQLNGRGKSTSLDPTNMTSLILAKNKDRIQKQKPGFTVSCDPKKSTNPSQEPAPPVKPSWSRSRCSGTQGSHRTAVAYPSLHIYTYP
- the AGBL2 gene encoding cytosolic carboxypeptidase 2 isoform X5, which codes for MRVSLTVFSIPCRSNMFPALDTELKQETLPDPYEDFMRYHLQYYGYYKDSLMLRSPFVKSRQLLYDDIGKVNPRLREPQDLFAFFSGNALLQAPRWPIECEVIKESIHHIEWVPPQPEYFYQPTGNEKIPEIVGEEKGTIVYQLDSDVGSLGNFSSFLHLLYCMPTEDSYFTSSRVGGKRGIIKELSVSLQGPEDNTLLFESRFESGNLQKAVRVNTYEYELTLRTDLYTNKHTQWFYFRVQNTRKDVTYRFTIVNLLKPKSLYTVGMKPLMYSQLDASTRSIGWRREGKEIKYYRDSTGDGQQPSYCLTWTVQFPHDQDTCFFAHFYPYTYTDLQRFLLSVANSPIKSQFCKLRTLCRSLAGNNVYLLTITNPARTPQEAAAKKAVVLTARVHPGESNGSWIMKGFLDFILSNSPDAQLLRDIFIFKVVPMLNPDGVIVGNYRCSLAGRDLNRHYKTILKESFPCIWHTRNMIKRLLEEREVLLYCDLHGHSRKNNIFLYGCGNTDRQFWLHERVFPLMLSKNAPDKFSFHSCNFKVQKCKEGTGRVVMWRMGILNSYTMESTFGGSTLGNKRDTHFTTEDLKSLGYHVCDTLLDFCDPDRTKFMQCLAELKELLQQEIHKKFKELGQDMDLERSWSDISLSDIESSTSGSDSSLSDGLPAHLLNIADELNQKKMMYKKKKKPLKSRKQRNKQYQKNTLMLDSEITEDAPERARFPSLQKHPAFFRTSENASSSVINNEKPRLSKSQLNGRGKSTSLDPTNMTSLILAKNKDRIQKQKPGFTVSCDPKKSTNPSQEPAPPVKPSWSRSRCSGTQGSHRTAVAYPSLHIYTYP
- the AGBL2 gene encoding cytosolic carboxypeptidase 2 isoform X6, coding for MLRSPFVKSRQLLYDDIGKVNPRLREPQDLFAFFSGNALLQAPRWPIECEVIKESIHHIEWVPPQPEYFYQPTGNEKIPEIVGEEKGTIVYQLDSDVGSLGNFSSFLHLLYCMPTEDSYFTSSRVGGKRGIIKELSVSLQGPEDNTLLFESRFESGNLQKAVRVNTYEYELTLRTDLYTNKHTQWFYFRVQNTRKDVTYRFTIVNLLKPKSLYTVGMKPLMYSQLDASTRSIGWRREGKEIKYYRDSTGDGQQPSYCLTWTVQFPHDQDTCFFAHFYPYTYTDLQRFLLSVANSPIKSQFCKLRTLCRSLAGNNVYLLTITNPARTPQEAAAKKAVVLTARVHPGESNGSWIMKGFLDFILSNSPDAQLLRDIFIFKVVPMLNPDGVIVGNYRCSLAGRDLNRHYKTILKESFPCIWHTRNMIKRLLEEREVLLYCDLHGHSRKNNIFLYGCGNTDRQFWLHERVFPLMLSKNAPDKFSFHSCNFKVQKCKEGTGRVVMWRMGILNSYTMESTFGGSTLGNKRDTHFTTEDLKSLGYHVCDTLLDFCDPDRTKFMQCLAELKELLQQEIHKKFKELGQDMDLERSWSDISLSDIESSTSGSDSSLSDGLPAHLLNIADELNQKKMMYKKKKKPLKSRKQRNKQYQKNTLMLDSEITEDAPERARFPSLQKHPAFFRTSENASSSVINNEKPRLSKSQLNGRGKSTSLDPTNMTSLILAKNKDRIQKQKPGFTVSCDPKKSTNPSQEPAPPVKPSWSRSRCSGTQGSHRTAVAYPSLHIYTYP